Genomic segment of Pseudomonadota bacterium:
TAATTATTGGAGGAATTTATGACAATTCCAACAGATCGCATTGAAATTGATCCGAAGGTTTGTAATGGTAAACCTGTAATACGAGGAACAAGGATTCCTGTTTCTATCTTGCTTGAACAGATAGCCGAAGGTAAATTATGGGACGTTTTACTGAAAGATTACCCGGAAT
This window contains:
- a CDS encoding DUF433 domain-containing protein, coding for MTIPTDRIEIDPKVCNGKPVIRGTRIPVSILLEQIAEGKLWDVLLKDYPELKREDIQAALLYATASLNHMDIRAAGG